The Arachis hypogaea cultivar Tifrunner chromosome 19, arahy.Tifrunner.gnm2.J5K5, whole genome shotgun sequence genome has a window encoding:
- the LOC112778611 gene encoding uncharacterized protein: protein MTALAARRGGLDSGEGPPSPPSLPQIALSFFLCFLLSFSRNSVCVFSIGAAQLLLSFGGKGSKLPRLLPNQLDVFRLERDPRMRPMIWKLPPNKRDEIHWAYIKVGPNQPILDNYPFSGDKSHHRFQASWFKLFPSWLEYSIEDDAIYCFSCFLFAKESSINTGSNAFIENGFRNWKKVNNGKECSLLNHIGKGPKSFHHKALKSCDDLMKQSQHIDRLLHKQTSEEIEKNRIRLGTFIDCIRWLTFQGCAYRGHDESQSSSNRGNFLKMLKFLGSYNERVKKNVLKNVPKNAKYTSNDVQKEILHILATKVRNSIREEIGDAKFYFIVDEARDESKKEQMAIVLRFVTLDGFVKERFFDLMHVTDTCAITLKKELISVLSHYNLQVEKIKGQGYDGASNIRGEWNSLQALFLKDSPQAYYVYCFAHRLQLALVTASREVLQIHEFFTQLNSIITIGSASSKRHD, encoded by the exons ATGACGGCACTGGCGGCGAGGCGTGGCGGGTTGGACAGCGGTGAAGGCCCGCCCTCCCCTCCTTCTCTCCCTCAGatcgctctttctttctttctttgtttccttctttctttctcaagGAACAGCGTGTGTGTGTTTAGCATAGGGGCTGCGCAGCTGCTGCTGAGTTTTGGGGGGAAAGG CTCAAAGCTTCCACGACTTCTTCCAAATCAACTGGATGTTTTTCGTTTGGAAAGAGATCCTAGAATGCGACCAATGATTTGGAAGCTTCCTCCAAATAAAAGAGATGAAATCCATTGGGCTTATATTAAAGTTGGGCCAAATCAACCAATTCTTGATAATTATCCATTTTCTGGTGATAAAAGTCATCATCGCTTTCAAGCTTCATGGTTTAAATTGTTCCCATCTTGGTTAGAATATTCTATAGAAGATGATGCTATATATTGTTTTtcgtgctttctttttgctaaggaaTCTTCAATCAATACGGGTTCAAATGCTTTTATTGAGAATGGTTTTAGaaattggaagaaagtaaataatggaaaagaatgTTCTCTTTTGAATCACATTGGCAAAGGTCCCAAATCATTCCATCATAAGGCGCTGAAATCATGTGATGATTTGATGAAACAATCACAACATATTGATAGACTTCTTCATAAGCAAACATCAGAAGAGATTGAAAAGAATAGAATTCGACTAGGAACATTTATAGATTGCATTAGATGGTTGACATTTCAAGGTTGCGCATACAGAGGACATGATGAAAGCCAAAGTTCAAGCAACAGAGGTAACTTTTTAAAAATGTTGAAATTTTTGGGATCTTACAATGAAAGAGTGAAAAAGAATGTTTTGAAAAATGTTCCAAAAAATGCTAAGTATACTTCAAATGATGTCCAAAAAGAAATTCTACATATTCTTGCTACTAAGGTGAGAAATTCAATTAGAGAAGAGATTGGAGatgccaaattttattttattgttgatgAAGCTAGAGATGAATCTAAAAAGGAGCAAATGGCCATTGTTTTGAGATTTGTTACTCTAGATGGTTTTGTTAAAGAGAGATTCTTTGATCTTATGCATGTCACTGATACTTGTGCAATAACTTTAAAGAAAGAATTGATTTCTGTCCTTTCTCATTATAATCTCCAAGTTGAAAAGATTAAGGGTCAAGGGTATGATGGTGCTAGCAACATACGGGGTGAGTGGAATAGTTTGCAAGCTTTGTTTCTTAAAGATTCTCCACAAGCATACTATGTATATTGTTTTGCTCATAGGTTACAATTAGCATTGGTGACAGCTTCAAGAGAGGtacttcaaattcatgaattttttactCAATTAAACTCTATTATCACTATTGGTAGTGCTTCTTCAAAAAGACATGATTAA
- the LOC112779290 gene encoding probable sarcosine oxidase, translated as MQNVSDELFDVIIVGGGVMGSATAYHASKRGLKTLLIEQFDFLHHRGSSHGESRTIRANYSKPYYYPLVMESYTLWQQVQAQIGYNVYFPAHQLDMGHAHDHTLLKILENCSNHGIPHEVLNRCQLAEKFSGRIDFPDDSIGILNEFGGVIKATKAVAMFQTLAHKNGAVLKDNKEITDIKKDERGVVVVSASNNETFRGKKCVVTVGAWMSKLVKKVSGVEIPIKPVEIHVFYWRVKEGHEGDFAIGGDFPTFSSHGGVHVFGTPSLEYPGLVKIVVDSGDKCDPDKREWGPGVRMNELKEWIKESFNGLVDWREPVVKQACMYSMTPDNDYVVDFLGGQFGKDVVVGGGFSGHGFKMAPVIGRILAELAVDGVPSGGTDISPFGIGRFNNSQK; from the coding sequence ATGCAGAACGTCAGCGATGAGCTCTTCGACGTCATAATCGTAGGCGGCGGCGTCATGGGGAGCGCCACCGCCTACCACGCTTCCAAGAGGGGGCTAAAGACCCTTCTCATAGAGCAGTTCGACTTCCTCCACCACCGTGGCTCCTCCCACGGCGAGTCTCGCACCATTCGCGCCAACTACTCCAAGCCCTATTACTACCCTCTCGTCATGGAGTCCTATACCCTCTGGCAGCAGGTCCAGGCCCAAATCGGCTACAACGTCTACTTCCCAGCCCACCAACTCGACATGGGCCACGCCCATGACCATACACTACTCAAAATCCTCGAAAACTGCAGTAACCACGGCATCCCCCACGAGGTCCTCAACCGCTGCCAGCTGGCAGAGAAATTCTCGGGCCGCATCGACTTCCCCGATGACTCCATCGGGATCTTGAACGAGTTCGGCGGCGTCATAAAGGCGACGAAAGCCGTAGCCATGTTCCAAACCCTAGCACACAAAAACGGCGCGGTTCTGAAAGACAACAAAGAGATCACGGACATAAAGAAGGACGAAAGAGGCGTCGTGGTGGTTTCGGCTTCCAACAACGAAACGTTTCGCGGCAAGAAATGCGTGGTAACGGTGGGAGCGTGGATGAGCAAACTGGTAAAAAAGGTGAGCGGAGTGGAAATACCTATAAAGCCAGTGGAGATTCACGTGTTTTACTGGAGGGTGAAGGAGGGGCACGAAGGGGATTTCGCGATAGGTGGTGATTTTCCCACGTTTTCGAGCCACGGTGGGGTCCACGTGTTCGGAACGCCGTCGTTGGAATACCCGGGTTTGGTGAAGATTGTGGTTGATAGTGGGGACAAGTGTGACCCGGATAAGAGGGAGTGGGGTCCGGGGGTGAGGATGAATGAGCTGAAGGAATGGATCAAGGAAAGTTTTAACGGTTTAGTTGATTGGAGGGAGCCGGTGGTGAAGCAGGCTTGCATGTACTCAATGACACCGGATAATGATTATGTTGTTGATTTCTTGGGGGGGCAGTTTGGGAAAGATGTTGTTGTAGGTGGCGGGTTTTCGGGTCACGGGTTCAAGATGGCTCCGGTTATTGGGAGGATTTTGGCTGAGCTAGCCGTCGATGGGGTCCCATCTGGCGGGACTGATATCAGTCCCTTTGGAATTGGAAGGTTTAACAACTCACAAAAATGA